From a region of the Macrobrachium rosenbergii isolate ZJJX-2024 chromosome 24, ASM4041242v1, whole genome shotgun sequence genome:
- the LOC136851973 gene encoding opsin, ultraviolet-sensitive-like, with amino-acid sequence MPQSTESPGMLTAAGMMANVSDPSDLASSTLGPREMLTVNSRYEVKMLGWNAPPEFMDYVSPHWKTFEAPNPYLHYMLGAFYICFLFASVCGNGVVIWIFSSARSLRTPSNMFVVNLAFLDLIMMLKTPLFIASAFNDGPIFSRTGCEVYALIGSYSGIGSAMTNTAIAYDRYKTIAKPFEPKISRGKAFLAIIGIWLYATPCSVLPFLGIWGRFVPEGFLTTCSFDYLTRDDNTRSFVACTFFFAYVVPGFLIMYFYSQIFSHVRAHEKAMRGQAKKMNVENLRASTCKEDQEKSAEIRIAKVCMGLFFMFMVSWTPYAVVALIGVFGDSSTLTPLVSMLPALNCKMVACIDPWIYAINHPRYRLELQKRLPWFCIHEEKPEEVASQTTAVTEKA; translated from the exons ATGCCTCAGTCCACGGAATCGCCTGGGATGCTGACAGCAGCAGGAATGATGGCCAACGTTTCGGATCCTTCAGACCTCGCATCTTCAACCCTAGG CCCCAGAGAAATGCTGACAGTCAACAGCCGATATGAGGTCAAGATGTTGGGGTGGAACGCTCCGCCTGAGTTCATGGATTACGTCAGTCCTCACTGGAAGACGTTCGAGGCTCCGAATCCTTACTTGCACTACATGCTGGGGGCCTTCTACATCTGCTTCCTATTTGCCTCTGTGTGCGGCAACGGCGTTGTCATCTGGATCTTCTCCAG CGCCAGAAGCCTTCGGACTCCGTCAAACATGTTCGTTGTCAACCTGGCCTTTCTGGATTTGATAATGATGTTGAAGACGCCTCTCTTCATCGCGAGTGCCTTCAACGACGGTCCCATCTTCAGCAGGACGGGCTGTGAGGTCTATGCCCTGATTGGCTCTTATTCTGGTATCGGAAGCGCCATGACCAACACCGCGATTGCATATGACAGATACAA AACCATTGCCAAACCCTTCGAACCAAAGATCAGCCGCGGTAAAGCGTTCTTGGCAATCATCGGAATCTGGTTGTATGCCACGCCATGCAGTGTTCTTCCGTTTTTGGGGATTTGGGGAAGATTCGTCCCAG agggCTTCCTGACTACATGCTCGTTTGACTACCTCACCCGAGACGACAACACGAGGAGCTTCGTCGCTTGCACCTTCTTCTTCGCCTACGTGGTCCCAGGCTTCCTTATCATGTACTTCTACAGCCAGATATTCAGTCACGTCCGTGCTCACGAGAAGGCCATGAGAGGACAG GCAAAGAAAATGAACGTGGAAAACCTGAGAGCTTCCACGTGCAAAGAAGACCAAGAGAAATCAGCTGAAATCAGAATAGCCAAAGTGTGCATGGGACTGTTTTTCATGTTCATGGTGTCCTGGACTCCCTACGCTGTCGTGGCCCTCATCGGTGTCTTTGGAGACAG ttctaCTTTGACGCCTCTTGTGTCAATGCTCCCTGCCCTCAACTGCAAGATGGTCGCATGCATTGATCCCTGGATATATGCTATAAATCACCCAAGATACAG GCTAGAACTCCAGAAGAGACTGCCTTGGTTCTGCATTCACGAGGAGAAACCTGAGGAAGTCGCATCCCAGACCACCGCCGTCACAGAAAAAGCCTAG
- the LOC136851974 gene encoding opsin, ultraviolet-sensitive-like produces the protein MSQLRPGALQAAMMANATQQLDIPVPAAYTSGEGVMANSRYEMKMLGWNTPPEYMDYVSPHWKTFEAPNPFLHYMLGVFYICFMFAALSGNGVVIWVFSSAKSLRTPSNMFVVNLAILDFIMMLKTPIFIMNSFNEGPIWGKKGCDMFALMGSYSGIAGAMTNAAIAYDRYKTIAKPFEAKMSSGQAFLIVLGTWAYATPWCISPLLGIWGRYVPEGFLTTCSFDYLTPDENTRTFVACIFFFSYIVPGFFIVFFYTQIFSHVRQHEKAMRAQAKKMNVSNLRSVGNKEEQEKTAEIRIAKVCMGLFFMFLVSWTPYAVVSLIGAFGDRNILTPLISMLPALCCKAVACIDPWIYAINHPRYRLELQKRLPWFCIHEEKPQDNASQSSNATEKA, from the exons ATGTCGCAGCTCAGACCAGGTGCTCTGCAAGCAGCCATGATGGCCAACGCTACGCAGCAGCTCGACATTCCCGTTCCAGCTGCATACAC GTCTGGGGAAGGGGTGATGGCCAACAGTCGGTATGAGATGAAGATGTTGGGCTGGAACACTCCGCCAGAGTACATGGACTACGTCAGCCCTCACTGGAAGACCTTCGAGGCGCCAAACCCTTTCCTCCACTACATGTTGGGGGTGTTCTACATCTGCTTTATGTTCGCAGCTCTCAGCGGCAATGGCGTTGTCATCTGGGTCTTCTccag CGCCAAGAGCCTTCGAACGCCATCCAACATGTTCGTCGTTAACTTGGCCATTCTGGATTTCATCATGATGCTGAAGACACCCATCTTCATCATGAACTCCTTCAACGAGGGACCTATCTGGGGCAAGAAAGGGTGTGACATGTTTGCTCTCATGGGCTCCTATTCTGGCATTGCTGGTGCAATGACGAACGCTGCCATTGCTTACGACAGATACAA GACCATCGCCAAGCCTTTCGAAGCCAAGATGAGCAGCGGGCAAGCCTTTTTGATAGTGCTCGGAACTTGGGCCTACGCCACGCCTTGGTGTATCAGTCCCCTGCTTGGTATCTGGGGAAGGTATGTGCCAG agggattctTGACCACCTGTTCATTCGACTACCTAACTCCCGATGAAAACACCAGAACTTTCGTGgcttgcatcttcttcttctcgtacATCGTGCCAGGAttcttcatcgtcttcttctACACCCAGATTTTCAGTCACGTCCGCCAACACGAAAAAGCCATGAGGGCACAG GCCAAGAAGATGAACGTGAGCAACCTTCGAAGCGTTGGCAataaggaggaacaggaaaaGACAGCTGAAATTCGCATCGCCAAGGTTTGCATGGGGCTGTTCTTCATGTTCCTGGTGTCATGGACACCATACGCCGTCGTCTCTCTTATCGGAGCCTTCGGAGACAG AAATATTCTGACACCTTTGATCTCCATGTTACCTGCCCTTTGTTGCAAGGCCGTTGCATGCATCGACCCATGGATATACGCCATCAATCACCCCAGATACAG ACTGGAGCTGCAGAAGAGACTGCCTTGGTTCTGCATTCACGAAGAGAAGCCTCAGGACAACGCTTCCCAGTCCAGCAACGCTACAGAGAAGGCTTAA